A stretch of the Pan paniscus chromosome 2, NHGRI_mPanPan1-v2.0_pri, whole genome shotgun sequence genome encodes the following:
- the LOC103786080 gene encoding uncharacterized protein ARIH2OS — MLGQRTGDGERPGLPGDGEGGVPARPGRRAERPPQRPAKVNKAVTCAAHLPGAAASRPLSPNKPDRVRPGQRDRIGAKRQRRRRADAGQARAASSRRVVPTAPEVLGAVTSLPDRGRPTVARVATGSRLEGLFSAASLKLSALTQSLTRVRQAPTASGATIRLPASPVEMFLTSAFLTGFSFHCLYSGIGHGEDILASVEQITIVSRRLSSQRGAGPGISAYTPRRSQGGPRAATTPGFRFPCRGLVRRAVLRLTVTVQDCILTALLAVSFHSIGVVIMTSSYLLGPVVKWCG; from the coding sequence ATGCTCGGACAACGTACCGGCGACGGGGAGCGCCCGGGCCTCCCGGGCGACGGCGAAGGCGGAGTCCCGGCCCGGCCAGGGAGGCGCGCGGAGAGGCCCCCCCAGCGGCCCGCCAAGGTAAACAAGGCCGTGACGTGCGCCGCGCACTTACCGGGAGCTGCGGCCTCGCGGCCGCTGAGCCCGAACAAGCCAGACCGGGTCAGGCCGGGTCAGAGGGACCGGATTGGGGCGAAGCGGCAGCGGAGGCGGCGGGCCGACGCCGGTCAAGCCCGCGCTGCTTCCTCCAGAAGAGTCGTCCCCACAGCTCCGGAAGTGCTTGGCGCCGTTACGTCACTTCCGGATCGGGGTCGACCCACGGTCGCTCGGGTCGCGACAGGCTCCCGGCTAGAGGGCCTGTTTAGCGCCGCCTCCTTGAAACTTAGCGCTCTGACCCAGAGTCTGACCAGGGTACGGCAGGCGCCGACCGCGTCTGGAGCCACTATTCGCCTACCAGCGTCTCCCGTCGAGATGTTTTTAACCAGCGCGTTTCTCACCGGCTTCTCATTTCACTGTTTGTACTCCGGGATCGGGCACGGAGAAGACATCCTGGCGTCAGTGGAGCAGATAACCATTGTTTCTCGGCGGCTATCTAGTCAGAGGGGAGCTGGGCCGGGAATTTCTGCCTACACCCCGAGGCGGTCGCAGGGTGGCCCCAGAGCCGCAACCACACCAGGCTTTCGCTTCCCCTGCCGAGGCCTCGTTCGCCGCGCAGTTCTCCGACTTACGGTCACCGTGCAAGATTGCATCTTAACTGCCTTGCTTGCAGTTTCTTTTCACAGTATAGGAGTTGTCATCATGACTTCCAGTTACCTTCTGGGACCGGTTGTCAAATGGTGTGGCTAG